Proteins encoded by one window of Cannabis sativa cultivar Pink pepper isolate KNU-18-1 chromosome 4, ASM2916894v1, whole genome shotgun sequence:
- the LOC115715263 gene encoding uncharacterized protein LOC115715263, producing the protein METLEPTTPSPSSKAVNIDFRSPGSTPSPLAPSVSRLWRPAAQRNLRNQWSKLSSLRKEWNSSSSNGRSLATSLVNTYLNEKFMPSMELGALSDIPDIRKTASWKLFKQFELYWSKLLTSYKNLVAVVTQMSKVSKSMRCYLKGTGNASLVEFCSSSEDINDSGDGGGFPVFVFRSISCFEKLSEELVQMFILELNLKRFLVVELLSLSCESSNVKRLNWSDELYPGEFDDLKVCSLFSEDTSGPVQPRLAVSQSDVSISRRDNRQLNHNNTMEVYLTTWLAEVNICSRRVNGIFAEIGEEIRLNIL; encoded by the coding sequence ATGGAAACCCTGGAACCAACAACCCCTTCTCCTTCATCGAAAGCAGTAAATATTGATTTCAGAAGCCCTGGCTCCACTCCTTCGCCTCTAGCACCATCAGTATCAAGGCTGTGGAGGCCAGCCGCCCAGCGAAATCTGCGAAACCAGTGGTCAAAGCTATCTTCTTTAAGGAAAGAGTGGAACTCTTCCTCTTCCAATGGACGATCTCTTGCCACCTCTCTTGTCAACACTTACCTTAATGAGAAATTCATGCCCTCAATGGAATTGGGTGCTCTAAGTGATATACCTGATATTAGAAAGACAGCTTCATGGAAACTGTTTAAGCAGTTCGAGCTTTATTGGAGCAAATTGTTGACATCTTATAAAAATTTGGTTGCTGTTGTAACTCAGATGAGCAAAGTTAGTAAATCCATGAGATGCTATCTCAAAGGGACAGGTAATGCTTCATTAGTAGAATTTTGTAGCTCTTCTGAAGACATAAATGATTCAGGAGATGGTGGTGGATTTCCAGTCTTTGTTTTTCGGTCAATTTCTTGTTTTGAGAAATTGTCTGAGGAGCTTGTTCAGATGTTTATACTTGAATTGAATTTGAAGCGTTTTCTTGTTGTGGAATTGTTATCTCTCAGTTGTGAATCTTCAAATGTCAAAAGGTTGAATTGGTCAGATGAGCTCTATCCAGGAGAATTTGATGATCTGAAAGTTTGTAGCTTGTTTTCTGAGGACACATCCGGGCCAGTCCAACCGCGATTGGCGGTCTCACAGTCTGATGTCTCAATTTCACGTCGCGATAATCGACAGTTGAATCATAATAATACTATGGAGGTTTACCTTACAACATGGCTTGCCGAGGTGAACATATGTTCTCGGAGAGTGAATGGTATATTTGCTGAAATTGGAGAGGAAATTCGGTTAAACATTTTGTAA